The DNA sequence CATGACGGCATCCCAGTCAAAGCGGACATCCTTCAAGCGGCTGTTCTTCAAGTCGTTGAAGGTAAGGGCGCTGATGCCGATCTGGCGCGCGATGAGTTCCTTGTTTTCGAGAGTAGGATTCTTTTCGTCGATGAATTCGAGAATCTTCTTCTGGGCGGCTTCGATCACATCGCGGAGGAGGCTTGCCGTACCGGTACGGGTCTTGCCCTTTTCCCACTTGCCATCGACCATCTGGAGAATCACGCCGAACGGAATGTGGTACATGTCCTTGTACCATTCGCGGCCCATCTTCTTCAAGACGTGGAACACCTGCTTGAAGTGGAGTGCTTGTCCGAGGTCCACCACATAAAGGCACTTGTCGAAGTTGTATTCCTTCTTGCGGTAGATGGCGGCGGCGAGGTCACGGGTTGCATACAACGTGGAACCGTCACTCTTGCGGATAAGGCACGGGTTCAGGTCGAATTCGTCGAGCATCACCACGTCTCGTTCCTGGCTGTTCACCAACAAGTTCTTTTCACGGAGTTCGTCGAGCACTGCCGGAATCTTGTCTTCAAAGAAGGATTCGCCGGTGTAGTGGTCAAAGCCAACGCCCATCATGTCGTAAATGCGCATGAGTTCCTTGAGCGTTGCGGCGCGGAATGCGGTCCACAGCTTGCGGTAGAATTCGTCGCCCTGTTCGAGCTTCGTGAATGCGGCGCGTGCTTCGTCTTCGAGACCGGGTTCTTCCTTGGATGCCTTGGAGAAGCTTGCGTAAAGAATGTTGAGTTCCTTCACGGTGAGTGCGTTCAAAGTTGCATCGTCGGTCGGGAGCTTTTCGCGGAGGTACATCACGATGAGCTTACCGAAAGCAGTGCCCCAGTCGCCCAAGTGGTTGATGCGTTCGACTTTGTAACCGGCTGCCTTGTAGATGCGGGCAAGCGAGTTACCGATCATTGTGGAACGCAAATGGTGGAAGGCAAGTTCCTTACCGATGTTCGGGGAGCTGTAGTCGATGCAGACAACCTTGCCGTTCGGTGCGGCGTGGCCGTATGTGAGACCCTTGGCGGCGATTTCGTCGAGGGTAGACTTGGCGAGAAATCCGCGGTCGATGAAGAAGTTGAGGTAACCGTTCACGGCTTCAACTTTAGAAAGCCCTGCCGGGAGCTGAACCTTGGCGGCTAAATCTTCGGCAATGAGCTTCGGTGCCTTGCGGAGAGTCTTTGCGAGAGAAAAGCAAGGAATGGTGTAGTTGCCGTGACTTGTGTCAGGCGGTACGGAAATAAGTTTCAATGCGGCTTCTTCGTCAAAAGCTCCAGTTGCTGCAAGTGCCTTTGCGATTTCTGCATTAAATGAGTTCATTGTCGTCTCCAGACTTCTTAGCGTCTTCGCGGATGAAGTCGTGTTCGTCGAGGTTCATGAGTTTGCCGTCTGCATAGAGGCGGTCGAAGGAAATTTCGTTTCTCTTTTCTTCTTCGAAGAGGTGAACCATCAGGTCAAGACCAGCATCGAAGATGGCCCAACGCACACCTTCCTTGTATTCTACACCAACGTAGTGGAGCTTGCGAGCCTTGAATTCCTTGGTAAGTTCATTCAGAATGGCCTGCATCTGGGCTTCACTTTCGCAAGTGGCGATGAGGAAGTAATCCGCTTCGTTTTTGACACCGCGGAGGTCGATGAGCTGCACGTTCTGGGCGCGAAGTTCAAAAAGGATTCCTGCACCAAGCTTAACGGTTTCAGAAAAATCTTGGTTATTTGTTGCTGTCATTTTGTTCTCCCTGATCGGGTTCTATTATTTGTTGAAAATCTCTACCTGTGTGTACGACGGCATCGACTGTGGCGTTTTTGTCGAGTAAAACAAGAACGTTCTTTGTCTTTAAGGTGGCGGCGAGAGCCTGTGCACCTTCCCATTCCGGGTTCCTAAGCACGATGATCGTTTCGTCGTAGTTCTGGAGGCGGTCATTGCCGATATGGACGACATCAAATCCATTATTGCGTAAGAAAGCGCGCATCTGGGTGGCGGCACCTTTCATGCTACAGCTGTTCAGCACTTCGACTTCGCCTTTGATGTTATGAACTTTGCGAACGACTGGCGCTGGCTTTTCTTCTTCGCAGCCACAAAACGCTGTAGCGACAGGCAACAGCGTCAATATCGTCAAGGCTTTGCGAAGCTTTTTGCAAGCTTGGATTGACTGAACATTCATCACCTGCAAAAGATAGAATTTCTCCACGGAGTGCATGGCTCGTAGAGATAATTATTTGGCCCGTAGGCCCTGAATGCATCTCGTTCGTTGATGTACATGACCCTGAATGTCATTTTATCGTTTGGCTTGTATTCGAGTGAAATGTCTGGAATCAGGACGCCTACGTTTCCCTGTTTTACATCTTCCCGTGCGATGCCATTGCCAAATCGGAGACTTGAATAAAGCGGCATCCAAAGACCTACATTGGCATACAAATGAAGCGCTGGCGTAAATTCGTATGCGAAATGTGCCATGAAACTTTGCTGCGCAAACGATCCAAATGAACCGCCGATGAAGCTCACGGAATAGGTGTAGGCTACTTTTAGTGCGGGATCAAAGGTGTCGTGACGTACAAGGCGTTCTGGGTCAAAGTTTTCGCGATTCCAGGGAATGCCGCTTTCTTGGATAACGTAGATTGTATCGACAACAGTATCCTGGGATGCAACGAGTGTTTCCGAGAGCGCTCTCGAATCCGCTTTTGCGGGGGAGGCCGCAAAGGCAATCGCAGCAAGGAATAGCACTGTAAAACAAACGAATCGCATATAATGAATATATAAAAAAGGAGACTTCGGAATAATACGAAGTCTCCTGGTTGAGATGAATTTTTCAGGAATTATTTTTTGTTGTCGGCTTTGGGATCGTCGTTTTTGGTGACTCCAGCGAGCTTTGCACCGAACATGGAACCGAGTACGGTGCGGAGGTCGATGCCGAGCGAATCGGTGAGGCCGTTTGTGACCTGCGTGAGCGTCTTGGTGATGTCGCCAGTGAGCTTTGCCGTGTTGCCTTCGCCGTACATGGTGATGTTGCCAATCTTTTCCATCGGCTTTGCGATGGCGGCTGCGATTTGCGGCATCTGCTCGAAGTACTTTTCGATGGTCTTGAGCTGCATTTCCTGGCGGGCGGCGTCACCGTAAAGTTTCATGGCTTCGGCCTTCTTGTTGAGCGCTTCTGCTTCGGCAAGACCCTGCGCCTTGATGGCTTCAGCTTCGGCGAGACCCTTTGCCTTTGTGGCTTCAGCTTCGGCTAAGGCTTTTGCTTTAGTGGCTTCGGCTTCTGCAAAGGCTTTTTCCTTTTCGGCGTCTGCAATCTGCTTGATGGCCTTGGCACGCTGCTCTTCCTTGTAGCGGACGGCTTCTGCGTCTTTCTGTTGCTGGAAAAGTTCTGCTTCGGAGCGCTGGATTTGTGCCTGGCGTTCGGCTTCGGCTTTCTTTTCGATTTGAGCTTGAAGCTCTTTTTCTGTCACGGCGACCATGCGTTCGCGAATTTCAATTTCCTTTTCTTGCTTCGCGACTTCTGCTTCGGCCTGAGCCACGTTGATTTCCTTTTGTTGCGTCTGCTTCTGGATTTCGTAGGCCGCGTCAGCGATTGCCTTTTCGGTATCGGAAATCTTTTGCAGGTTCGCTTTTTTCACGGCGAGGTCGTTTTGTTTCTGTGCAATTTCAAGTTCGGCGGCAACTGCGGCGTCGTTTGCTTCTTTTTTCGCTTGAGATTGAGCAACGCTGATGTCTCGTTCGGCGTTTGCCTTTGAAATAGCGGCCGCCTTGCGGATGGCAGATGTCTTATCGACACCGAGATTTTCAATTACGCCGTTTGCGTCTTCGAAGTTCTGGATGTTGAACGTCTGCACCACGATACCGAGCTTTTCAAGGTCCGGGATTGCGTTTTCGAGCACAAGTTCAGAGACCTGCTTGCGATCGCCCACGAGGTCTACGAGTTGCATGCGGCCAACAATTTCGCGCATGTTACCTTCGAGAATATCGACAATCATGGCGCGGATATCTTCGGGCTTCTTGTTCAAGAAGTTCTGAGCAGAGGATTTGAGACGGTCCGGATTGTCCGAAATCTTGGCGGTCACCACAGCATCGACTGAGACGTTGATGTAATCCTTGGTGGGGACGGGGCTACCGGTTTTCACGTCAATCTGGATCAACTGAAGAGAAAGGTGGTCGGCGCGTTCGAAGAACGGAATGCGAAGGCCTGCACGCCCGATGATGATGCGCGGTTGCTTCTGGATGCCGGAAACGATAATCGCTTCGTCCGGAGCTGCCTTGATGTAGGACATGACAAAGACAACTACTAGGAGTGCTACGATTAGGAGAATGGCTGGAATAATAATGTTTTCTGGCATTTATTACCTCTTTATTATAGTTTACTTTTAATATACAACATTTACATTGTCACAAAGTGTCAAAATGAAAAATTTTTTGAATTTTATGGGATGGTAGCGCAAGTTTCGTATAAATTTTCAGTGCTTTATCATAAAAAAAAGCCCGGCGAAACCGGGACCTTTAAATGCATATATTTGCGTTTTAGATTTTTTCGATAATTTCGTTTTTGCCGTTGACGCGGATAACGGTTGGCTTCCAGGTCTTGGCTTCTTCTGGGGACATCGTTGCGTAAGCCACGATAATCACGAGGTCTCCCGGCTGAACAAGGCGCGCTGCGGCACCGTTCAAGCAAATCACGCCAGAACCGGCTTTGCCTTCGATCACATACGTATCAAGGCGGGAACCATTATTGACGTCAAGGACGCCAACTTTTTCGAAGGGGAGGATGCCTGCTGCATCCATCAGATCGCGGGCTATAGTGATGGAGCCTTCATAGTTGAGGTTCGCATCCGTAACTGTTGCGCGATGAATTTTGCTTTTAAGTAATTCTAGCTGCATTGCTGCTTAGAACTTGACATTGAAGAAACTTGCAACGCCCTGGTCCGGAGTCGGAATGATGCCAAAGCTGAAGCGGTTTGCGTCTGGATTGCTATCCCACTGAGTGGTGATAAAAGCATCTGCAAAGGACCAGAGATGAGCGGCAGCGATTCCGATGAATCCCCACCACCAGTAGCTCTTATCCTGAGAGTAAAGAACAATTGTCGTTGCGATACTGCCAATTTCGAGGACATCCATGAAGGTTGCCTTGGCAGTCTGCTTTGTTTTCCACTGATAGTAAGACGGAATCAGAAGAGAAATATAGGCACTGCTCTGGTCGCCATTACGATAGCGGTAAGAACGGTCGATGTCTGCATCTTCCATGCCTTCGGCACGCTGGCTGAGCCAATCTTCTTCGCTCACGCCGAGACGATTCCACGGCTTCTGGAGATATTCCGTCGGGCGGATACCGAGTTCAACGAGCTTCGTGAGCTTTTCACGAGAAACGCCCTGTTCCTTAGCCTGCTGATATTCCCATTGAGTAAGGCCCATATCTTCGTACTTGAAGCCTTCCCACTGGCCACCGACGGCCTGAGCGTTACCGATGTTTGCTTGATTTGTTGCTTCAGCGTTTGCCTGCGCAATGGAGTCTGCTGTTGCAGCATCTTGGAAATCGTCAGAAAAGAGATCGTCAGACTGAGCAAACGCTAGTGAGCCCGCGAAAAGAACAGCAGAAAGCACTTTGAACATGTTACTCATTTTGATCTCTTTCTTAAACGTTTAGTGCCGGGGGAGGGAATCGAACCCTCACACTCTCGCGAGTACTGGATTTTGAGTCCAGCGCGTCTACCAATTTCACCACCCCGGCGGGGGAGCACAACAAATATAGCACTATTTTTGCTTTTTTTGTAGGTATAAAGCGAAAAAACGCAAGTTTTCTGCGTTAAAAACTGTAAAAAAATTTTTTGAGTATAATTTTAGTTGCTTAAAGGGATTGCTTGATAAGCATTGGCCTAAATTCCACATTGAGCGGAGCCAGCTTTTTTGCACCGTAATCTACTGCGCTTTCCTTTGTATCGAATGGGCCTGTGCGCACGATATAGAGGACTTTGCCGCTTTCAAGCGTGTTCTGGCTGATGGTGCAGTTGATGTTGCGCTTTTTAAGATTGTCTACGAGCAAATCGGCGTTGGACTTGACTCCGAATGCGCCTAGCTGCAGTTGCCATGTAGATTTCGTTTCGACAGGCTTTGCCTCGGGAGCCTTTGTTTGTGCGGGTTCGGCTGTGACGGTGTTTGCTGCGGCCTTGGGTTCAACGACTTTGGCTGCGTTATTGTTTGCGGCCTGTTCTGCCTTGGCTTGAGCTTGTTCCTTCTTGGCGGTGGCTTGCTTCATGGCTTCCGGATTGCCGAGGTTTTTGCAGGCTTCGTTCAGCTCTTCGCTGTGGGCGCGGTCTTGGACGGCTGCGCAGACTTTCTGCAGCACGGTCACTTGATGCGGTTGCGACGTTTCAATAGCATGTACGAGGGATTCGGCGGCCTTGTTGTAGCGGCCAAGGTACATCTGGAACTGAGCCTTAGTCATCATGAGGTCCGCGTAAATGGCTTGCTGCGGGTTCGTCTTGTCGATGAGACTGTCGAGACGCTTGCCCGCCTTGCTGAAATCAGCGGCGATGCCTGTTTGCGAAAGCGCAAGCACGTTCCATAAATAGCATTCTGTGCGAGTGGCTTCGGGCTCGTTTGGGCAAACCTGCTCATATGCGGCGGCGGCGACTTTCCAGTTGCCGTTGACGTAAGCTTTTTGGGCGGTGGCGAGAGTCGGAGCGGCCTCAGCGAAGGATGCTGTGGTGGCAAACGCGCTCAGTGCGCCTGTAATAACCAAATTGTGAATAAAATATTTAGCCATATTACCCTCTAGTTACCCTCAAGAGTAAAGATATAAATATTTTTACAAAATGGCTTGCGCTGAACACGTAACTCGTTGATATTCCGTAAGTTACGTGAACTCGACTAGGGTGCGTGGTCTGTGGCGACCGGTCGTACTACACTAGGGTTCCGCGGAGCGTCCAGCCACGGATATCGTCAATTTTCACCTTGACGTAATCGCCCGGCTTGATGATGCGGCCTTCTTCCGGCTTGAAAATGACCTTCTTGAAGTTGTCCGTCTTGCCGACGAGTTCTGTCTTGTCGCGGGTGGAGCCGTGCTCGACGAGGATTTCTTCGGTGCGGCCAATCATCATCTGGTTGCGCTTGAGCGTGATGGCGTTCTGGAGTTCTACGAGGCGCGAATGGCGTGCCGACTTTTCTTCGGGCGTGAGGATTTCGGCTTCATTGAACGATTCGGTGCCTTTGCGCGGGCTGTAGATGAACATGTAGGCCGTGTCGAATTGGCAAGCTTCGAATGCCTTGATCGTCTGTTCAAAATCTTCGTCAGTTTCGCCCACGAATCCGCAGATGACGTCTGTCGAAATCGCGTAGTACGGATCCTTGCTGCGCAACTGCTCGATGACGGTCATGTACTGATCCATGTTGTGCTGGCGGCGCATCTTCTTGAGGATGGCGTCGGAGCCGCTTTGGAGCGGAATGTGCGCGTAATGGCAGACCTTCGGGTTGTTCAAGAGAACGTCGATGAGTTCGTTCGTGTAATGGCGCGGGTGCGGGCTTGTAAAGCGGATGCGCTTGATACCACCGATTTCAGAAACTTTTGTCAGTAATGTCGTGAAGTCTGCGTTTGGCGTCTTGTAGGCATTCACCGTCTGGCCGAGCAACATCACTTCGGTGATGCCCTTGTCGGCGGCTCGCTTGACTTCTGTCAGCACGTCGTCCATGTCGCGGTATTTCTCGGGACCGCGGAGGTACGGCACGATGCAGTAGCTGCAGCGCTTGTTGCAACCGCGCTGGATCGCGACGAATGCGCTCACGTCATTCTGGAGCTTCGCGTATTCGCCGAGGTAGTTCTCGTCGCGGTCTTCGTCGATGAACATCTTGTGGTGCGTCTTGTGCAGCGGGCTCTGGGCATCCCCGAACAGAAGTTCAGGAATTTTGCGGTACTGGTCCGGGCCTACGATGTAGTTCACGTTCTTGAGGCGCTTGAGCAGTTCCGGCCCGCGATTCTTGGCCATGCAACCGCACACGACGACTTTCACGTCGGGATTCTTCTTGCGCAAGTACTTGAGCTTGCTGATGTTGACAATGGCTGTTTCCTCGGCCTTTTCACGTACGCTGCAGGTGTTCACGATGATGATGTCGGCGTCTTCCTGGTTGTTCGTCTCGACGCAACCGCACATGTCCAGCTCCTGCGCAATCATCGCGGAGTCGTATTCGTTCATCTGGCAGCCGTATGTGGCCAAGTGGTATTTTTTCATGCGCGCAAAGATAGTAAAAGCATGCAAGGCGAGAGAAGCGCGAAAAGTTGTTTTCGCATATTTGAGCCGCCGCCACGGACGCCGGAGGCGTCAAAAGGCGAGCGATGCGCGAGTCAAGCTTG is a window from the Fibrobacter sp. UWB4 genome containing:
- the argS gene encoding arginine--tRNA ligase, with amino-acid sequence MNSFNAEIAKALAATGAFDEEAALKLISVPPDTSHGNYTIPCFSLAKTLRKAPKLIAEDLAAKVQLPAGLSKVEAVNGYLNFFIDRGFLAKSTLDEIAAKGLTYGHAAPNGKVVCIDYSSPNIGKELAFHHLRSTMIGNSLARIYKAAGYKVERINHLGDWGTAFGKLIVMYLREKLPTDDATLNALTVKELNILYASFSKASKEEPGLEDEARAAFTKLEQGDEFYRKLWTAFRAATLKELMRIYDMMGVGFDHYTGESFFEDKIPAVLDELREKNLLVNSQERDVVMLDEFDLNPCLIRKSDGSTLYATRDLAAAIYRKKEYNFDKCLYVVDLGQALHFKQVFHVLKKMGREWYKDMYHIPFGVILQMVDGKWEKGKTRTGTASLLRDVIEAAQKKILEFIDEKNPTLENKELIARQIGISALTFNDLKNSRLKDVRFDWDAVMSFEGDTGPYVQNAHVRLCSIMRKAGYTVPVADVDYAQLTDDAAYSLINILAKKGEKILAAVKDDEPSVLAQYALEIAEAAHKFIHEDRVLGSAEEKSRLFLVQSTQIVLENVLDLLGLFPIRQM
- a CDS encoding flotillin family protein, which gives rise to MPENIIIPAILLIVALLVVVFVMSYIKAAPDEAIIVSGIQKQPRIIIGRAGLRIPFFERADHLSLQLIQIDVKTGSPVPTKDYINVSVDAVVTAKISDNPDRLKSSAQNFLNKKPEDIRAMIVDILEGNMREIVGRMQLVDLVGDRKQVSELVLENAIPDLEKLGIVVQTFNIQNFEDANGVIENLGVDKTSAIRKAAAISKANAERDISVAQSQAKKEANDAAVAAELEIAQKQNDLAVKKANLQKISDTEKAIADAAYEIQKQTQQKEINVAQAEAEVAKQEKEIEIRERMVAVTEKELQAQIEKKAEAERQAQIQRSEAELFQQQKDAEAVRYKEEQRAKAIKQIADAEKEKAFAEAEATKAKALAEAEATKAKGLAEAEAIKAQGLAEAEALNKKAEAMKLYGDAARQEMQLKTIEKYFEQMPQIAAAIAKPMEKIGNITMYGEGNTAKLTGDITKTLTQVTNGLTDSLGIDLRTVLGSMFGAKLAGVTKNDDPKADNKK
- a CDS encoding LytR C-terminal domain-containing protein; amino-acid sequence: MEKFYLLQVMNVQSIQACKKLRKALTILTLLPVATAFCGCEEEKPAPVVRKVHNIKGEVEVLNSCSMKGAATQMRAFLRNNGFDVVHIGNDRLQNYDETIIVLRNPEWEGAQALAATLKTKNVLVLLDKNATVDAVVHTGRDFQQIIEPDQGEQNDSNK
- a CDS encoding SPOR domain-containing protein, which produces MAKYFIHNLVITGALSAFATTASFAEAAPTLATAQKAYVNGNWKVAAAAYEQVCPNEPEATRTECYLWNVLALSQTGIAADFSKAGKRLDSLIDKTNPQQAIYADLMMTKAQFQMYLGRYNKAAESLVHAIETSQPHQVTVLQKVCAAVQDRAHSEELNEACKNLGNPEAMKQATAKKEQAQAKAEQAANNNAAKVVEPKAAANTVTAEPAQTKAPEAKPVETKSTWQLQLGAFGVKSNADLLVDNLKKRNINCTISQNTLESGKVLYIVRTGPFDTKESAVDYGAKKLAPLNVEFRPMLIKQSL
- the panD gene encoding aspartate 1-decarboxylase, which translates into the protein MQLELLKSKIHRATVTDANLNYEGSITIARDLMDAAGILPFEKVGVLDVNNGSRLDTYVIEGKAGSGVICLNGAAARLVQPGDLVIIVAYATMSPEEAKTWKPTVIRVNGKNEIIEKI
- the rsfS gene encoding ribosome silencing factor gives rise to the protein MTATNNQDFSETVKLGAGILFELRAQNVQLIDLRGVKNEADYFLIATCESEAQMQAILNELTKEFKARKLHYVGVEYKEGVRWAIFDAGLDLMVHLFEEEKRNEISFDRLYADGKLMNLDEHDFIREDAKKSGDDNELI
- the miaB gene encoding tRNA (N6-isopentenyl adenosine(37)-C2)-methylthiotransferase MiaB — its product is MKKYHLATYGCQMNEYDSAMIAQELDMCGCVETNNQEDADIIIVNTCSVREKAEETAIVNISKLKYLRKKNPDVKVVVCGCMAKNRGPELLKRLKNVNYIVGPDQYRKIPELLFGDAQSPLHKTHHKMFIDEDRDENYLGEYAKLQNDVSAFVAIQRGCNKRCSYCIVPYLRGPEKYRDMDDVLTEVKRAADKGITEVMLLGQTVNAYKTPNADFTTLLTKVSEIGGIKRIRFTSPHPRHYTNELIDVLLNNPKVCHYAHIPLQSGSDAILKKMRRQHNMDQYMTVIEQLRSKDPYYAISTDVICGFVGETDEDFEQTIKAFEACQFDTAYMFIYSPRKGTESFNEAEILTPEEKSARHSRLVELQNAITLKRNQMMIGRTEEILVEHGSTRDKTELVGKTDNFKKVIFKPEEGRIIKPGDYVKVKIDDIRGWTLRGTLV